The genomic segment AACCGCAACAGCAATCGACTTCTTTCGACAAATATTCTGGCAAGTTAGGTGAATATAGATGCCGCCAATATTTTATCATATCTATTATTCTACTTTTCGGAATCAGGTTGAATATGAGCCTCTACAAGCAGCTTCGCCAAAAAGTCTGTAGCTTGTTTTGCATCCATTCCATTGATATGACATTGTATTTTTGCCTTTTTATGAGTGTCACGAAAGTATTCGATATCCTCCTTGACCTCTCTCAAGTATCTCCAGTAATTGTCATCATTTACGATTTCTTCTTCAATTAAGTTGGAGTCTTCATCAGTAAATATTAGCCTCTTCATAATATTTTCAGCTGAGTCCTTAAGCGCAACTGTCGTCACATCGGGATGCTTTTTTAAAATGTTTAGATACTGTCTGAACAAACCCCCTGGCGGCATTGCTATAACAATATTGTCCTTATAATCATTAAGTATTTCTGCCAGCAAATGCTTAACCTTATCACGATACGCATGTTCATTAAAACAAGTGTTTTTAATGCGCTCTACAGAATTGCCAAACCGCTTCTCGACATAAAGATCAAAATCTACAAAATCATAACCAAACTTCTCAGCCAACAGCATACCAACAGTGCTTTTTCCAACACACGAAACTCCGACAATATAGATTCTCATAATTTTTTGAACCTCTTTATCTGCATCAATCTATTCATCAAAATACTTTACCTTCTTTACAGTTTTAGTTCAGGACCTTCACTCGCCTTTTGGTTCGTAAAGAGCGTCAATATCCTTTGTGGTAAGATTTAATCTTGCGGCAGCCATAGCTTTCAGGTATAAATCATAAATGAGCCGGACTTCGTGACGGATCCCAACCCAGAAATTCCAATTATATCATCCGCCTATACTTTTGACAGCTCATCTCTGAACGCCGGTCTATTGGCATATTTGTTAAAAAGCTTCTGTTTGATTTCCGAGACCTGCTTTTGCCCGCCTGCTTTTTTTAGATTACGGATAATTGCGCATACCCTCTGATAATCTTTCCTGCTGCCAGCTCTGGCAGCAGTCTGCTCAATATGCTGCAAAAACAGGGTGTAAACCTCATCTTTAAATTCGGGAATAAGCTGTTTATAAAAAATCTCTACCATTGACGGCCTCGGCTTAACATAGGCAAGAAGCTTTTGTTTTTCCCCTTCTTCTATTAAAATACGGGTGTATATGTCATGATTTGTTTTCTTCTGGTTTTCCAGCAGAAGAATAATCTGGGGGTAAACAGAAAGCCACTCGCTGAAATCATAAGTCTTTTTTAATTCCTTGTAGTATTCAAAACTACCATCCAGAATAAATTCCATGGCAATCCCGCGCAAATCATCAAGTTTGCCGGAAAGCTGAAACGCCTTGTACCGGTATTTCTTCCACTGATCTACCAGCCCGCGCCTGTCTTTATCTTCCTCTTCTCCATCAAGCGTAAGCTTGATCACCGAGTCATAGTCCTTTTTCTTCATGGCATTTTCTATCGCCATTTTCCTAAATTCCGAATATCGCAGATTCTGTCCAATAAATTCCTGCGCTTTTTTTCGTCCGTCATACTGTTCAATCATATGGTATCTGATGAGATTAACTCTTTCCGCCAAGTAACTGCCGCTCCATGAATCCTCTCTTTCGTTTTTTATGATTGATACCAAATGATTTTCCAATTTATTGCGTAAAACCGGAGTGTCTGCAAGCTCCGAACAGCTGCCCAAAAGATCGAGCCTCCAGTCGGTCCAATCTTCATATCGTCTATGCGCCGCTTCTTCTATCAGCTTCTGAAAAATACTTTCTTTATCAGCCGGGCTTAATGATTCATCCTCAACTATTTCACGGATAAAAGCCAGGCTTTCTTCAATTTCTCCGCCGATTACCCCGTCGGAATCATCCGCGCCCTCAAGCAGATCCATCATTTCATGGATAACACAAAGGGACAGTTCTAAAGCATGCATGGTTTTTTTCTTGGTCAAAGCAGAGCGGGCTTTTTCCAACACCAAGTCAGCCCCCTTGACCGCCTCCCAGGCGTCTCCGTAAGCGACAAACCCATGCCGATCCGAATTGTTTCTGATAAAGGTGCGCATAAGCATCATGGATTTACGTATTTCGTCCTCATCATTTCCTTCGTTAAAATCCAGTTCTATCCGCTGCTTGATTTCTTCATACTCGGCTGCGATCGCCAGGAGAAATTCAATAAGTTCATCTTTTGTCCTCTCCGAAAGTATTTTCTTCATATCAGGCGTTTTTCTTTTCTTGGGAACGGACTTATAAACCGCTTCAGCGTCCGCATTGTTCGAGTCTTTTTTGTTCTTGATATCCCGTAAGGCAAAAAATACCGCCGCCTGGTGCTTGCAATACTCCCCCCAATCATAAGGGCAATCGCATTGACTGTCCGCGATCTCCTCCTGATCATCAAGCTCAACTTCCACTGTGTACAGCTCACTGCCTTCAACTTCCGCCACATAAACATTTTTCTCGGGTTCTTCCACTGATATTACACAGTCATTTTTGTAATAATCATAGCCCCGGGCAACAATTTTTTTATCAATCCAGCTTTCAAAGTTGTGGAGATTCATATTGTTCCTTCTTTCACCAGATAATCAATAACCCTCTGAATTTCAGCCTGTACCTTCTTGTATTCAATCTCCTTCCAAGCTTTAAGGAGCGGTATAAACCGGGCATTGCCCGTTTGCCTGATTTTCTCAAGCAACAGCAGGATCATTCCTCTGTTTCTATCCTTCAAATCCTGAGTAAAGCCATAATCTTTTCCCTCCAGCAGCTTTGTAAGTTTTTGCAGCAGCTCCTCGGCATGGGTTTCCCGCTCTATTTCCCAACCTCTCTCAGAGAAGACAAGCATGGGAAGCCTATCCCTGTATTCAATTTCCAGGTAATCTTTCTTGATCAGCCAATCAATTCGGTTCGTTATTTCCTGCAGGGTTAACGCTTGATAGTATCCGTAGGCAGGGCATTGGTGCAGTCCATGTTCCAGTACCTTTTTATCTTTGGAGCCTTTGAGGATTTTGGCCAACATACTTCTGCCGCCAATGGCAATCAGTTCATCAGCCGCACGAAGTATAGCCCTGATTTCTTCATCGGTTAAATCTTTTACATCACCGCTGTTCAGCGCATATCTTACTCTTGATTTTTTGCTGCTCATGCCTGACTCTTTTCATCCAGAGCTATTATCCTGTGATCGTCCGTCAGCAGTTTCATCTGACTGATTGCAATGATGTTCAATTTTTTAAGGCGTTCCGACTGGGGCATTCCGTCTGCAATGAATACTGCATTCAGATTCTCCATGTTAGAAAGGCAGACAAGCTGCGAAACATTTGCATAATCCCGAATATTGCCTTTTAGCTCCGGATTGCTGTCTCGCCATTGTTTGGCGGTCATACCGAACAACGCAACATTCAGGACGTCCGCTTCGCTGGCATATATCTGGTTGACTTGTTGTGGCGTAAGCTCAGGCGGGATAAGATTTTCCTTGATTGCGTCCGTATGGATACGATAATTGATTTTTGCCAGATTGCGTTTGATATCCCAGCCGAGTTGCCGTTGTTCTTCGGCCTTCATCCTTTCAAATTCTTTAATCAGATAAATTTTGAACTCTGGGCTGATCCACATGCCAAACTCAAAGGCGATGTCCTTGTAGGCGTAAGTTCCGCCATAACGGCCGGCAGTCGCTTTGAGGCCAATAGCATTTGTCTTTGCCACCCATTCTTTAACGCTGATTTTATAACTGTTCAAGCCAGCCTGACTTCTAATTATGGCGAATTCGCCATAATTAAAATTGGGGTTGTGGATTTGCTCCCATATTCCCAAAAACTCAATGGTGTT from the Peptococcaceae bacterium genome contains:
- a CDS encoding KilA-N domain-containing protein is translated as MVNYLSVNGAKITVATMEEKDYISLTDMLKAKDGDFFISDWLRNRNTIEFLGIWEQIHNPNFNYGEFAIIRSQAGLNSYKISVKEWVAKTNAIGLKATAGRYGGTYAYKDIAFEFGMWISPEFKIYLIKEFERMKAEEQRQLGWDIKRNLAKINYRIHTDAIKENLIPPELTPQQVNQIYASEADVLNVALFGMTAKQWRDSNPELKGNIRDYANVSQLVCLSNMENLNAVFIADGMPQSERLKKLNIIAISQMKLLTDDHRIIALDEKSQA
- a CDS encoding SWIM zinc finger family protein — encoded protein: MNLHNFESWIDKKIVARGYDYYKNDCVISVEEPEKNVYVAEVEGSELYTVEVELDDQEEIADSQCDCPYDWGEYCKHQAAVFFALRDIKNKKDSNNADAEAVYKSVPKKRKTPDMKKILSERTKDELIEFLLAIAAEYEEIKQRIELDFNEGNDEDEIRKSMMLMRTFIRNNSDRHGFVAYGDAWEAVKGADLVLEKARSALTKKKTMHALELSLCVIHEMMDLLEGADDSDGVIGGEIEESLAFIREIVEDESLSPADKESIFQKLIEEAAHRRYEDWTDWRLDLLGSCSELADTPVLRNKLENHLVSIIKNEREDSWSGSYLAERVNLIRYHMIEQYDGRKKAQEFIGQNLRYSEFRKMAIENAMKKKDYDSVIKLTLDGEEEDKDRRGLVDQWKKYRYKAFQLSGKLDDLRGIAMEFILDGSFEYYKELKKTYDFSEWLSVYPQIILLLENQKKTNHDIYTRILIEEGEKQKLLAYVKPRPSMVEIFYKQLIPEFKDEVYTLFLQHIEQTAARAGSRKDYQRVCAIIRNLKKAGGQKQVSEIKQKLFNKYANRPAFRDELSKV
- a CDS encoding RQC domain protein, giving the protein MSSKKSRVRYALNSGDVKDLTDEEIRAILRAADELIAIGGRSMLAKILKGSKDKKVLEHGLHQCPAYGYYQALTLQEITNRIDWLIKKDYLEIEYRDRLPMLVFSERGWEIERETHAEELLQKLTKLLEGKDYGFTQDLKDRNRGMILLLLEKIRQTGNARFIPLLKAWKEIEYKKVQAEIQRVIDYLVKEGTI